From one Mycolicibacterium sp. HK-90 genomic stretch:
- a CDS encoding sensor histidine kinase, translated as MTTTAIPAPARDDWSRTLRTPFTSAAWRGYLYFLLVSVLAVVGVVYLFVTGLTSGVLLITLIGIPLLALVVLSGRWWNALYRALARLVGVTIDPPAPFARRASWPNTVAAALTDAVGWRSLGFLLLQSIVMTPLGYGVVIGVVISVVLLISPVLWAAGISTVSLGEPVDSLGTYLLLALGGLVALYLLAWAMLGIGRAHLWLAGSLLAPTGRERRVGELERARADVVDDSAATLRRVERDLHDGTQARLIAVAMTLARAEEQLADPDKAARARQLVSDALANTKDTLAELRDLVRGIRPPALDLGLMPAVQTLVARNPVPVELVDDITVRPSLGVETLAYFCVAELLANVSRHSGATEATVRLHSDTDELRITVKDNGSGGVEPANGSGLTGLADRLRMVDGRLDIDSPAGGPTTVTVVVPSGAPR; from the coding sequence GTGACCACCACCGCAATCCCCGCCCCGGCACGTGACGACTGGAGCCGAACCCTGCGTACCCCGTTCACCTCGGCGGCCTGGCGCGGCTACCTGTACTTCCTGTTGGTCAGCGTGCTGGCCGTGGTGGGTGTGGTGTACCTGTTCGTGACCGGGCTGACCTCAGGGGTGCTCCTGATCACCCTGATCGGCATCCCGCTGCTGGCGCTCGTGGTGCTGTCGGGTCGATGGTGGAACGCGCTGTACCGGGCGCTGGCCCGGCTGGTCGGCGTCACCATCGACCCGCCGGCACCCTTCGCCCGTCGGGCCAGTTGGCCCAACACCGTCGCTGCGGCCCTGACCGACGCCGTCGGCTGGCGCAGCCTGGGTTTCCTTCTGCTGCAGAGCATCGTGATGACGCCGCTCGGATACGGGGTGGTGATCGGGGTCGTGATATCGGTGGTCCTGTTGATCTCTCCGGTGCTCTGGGCCGCCGGCATCTCGACCGTCAGCCTCGGTGAACCCGTGGACTCGCTCGGCACCTATCTGTTGCTGGCGTTGGGCGGACTCGTCGCGTTGTACCTGTTGGCCTGGGCCATGCTCGGGATCGGCCGCGCTCACCTCTGGCTGGCCGGATCCCTGCTCGCACCGACCGGCCGTGAACGCAGGGTCGGCGAGTTGGAGCGGGCCCGTGCGGATGTGGTCGATGATTCGGCTGCGACGTTGCGCCGCGTGGAGCGGGATCTGCACGACGGGACGCAGGCCCGGCTGATCGCCGTGGCGATGACGCTTGCGCGCGCCGAGGAACAGCTGGCCGATCCCGACAAGGCCGCCCGGGCCCGGCAACTGGTCTCGGACGCCCTGGCCAACACCAAGGACACTCTGGCCGAGTTACGTGACCTGGTGCGCGGGATCCGACCTCCGGCACTGGATCTCGGCCTGATGCCGGCCGTGCAGACGCTGGTGGCCCGCAACCCCGTCCCGGTCGAACTGGTCGACGACATCACCGTGCGGCCCTCGCTGGGTGTGGAGACCCTGGCATATTTCTGCGTCGCGGAGCTGCTGGCGAACGTGTCCCGGCACTCCGGTGCGACCGAGGCCACGGTGCGCCTGCACAGCGATACCGATGAGCTGCGGATCACGGTGAAGGACAACGGTTCCGGAGGAGTGGAGCCGGCCAATGGTTCGGGGCTGACCGGGTTGGCCGACCGGCTCCGGATGGTCGACGGCCGTCTCGATATCGACAGCCCTGCCGGTGGACCCACCACGGTGACCGTCGTCGTGCCGTCGGGGGCACCGCGGTGA
- a CDS encoding response regulator transcription factor produces MTRLAIAEDNAILRDGLTQLLIERGHDVVAKVGTADQVREIAETLRPEVFVIDIRMPPTFTDEGLIAAVSLRRSHPEVGVLVFSQWVETRYATELLAGNPEGVGYLLKDRVADIGEFDAAVRRIAAGGTALDPEVVRQLMGTRRSGDALARLTPREREVLSLMAEGHSNSALAEHLSISERAVEKHIGGIFTKLDLPPSGAHHRRVLAVVTYLNS; encoded by the coding sequence GTGACCCGGTTGGCGATCGCCGAGGACAACGCGATCCTGCGTGACGGCCTGACTCAATTGCTCATCGAACGGGGGCACGACGTCGTGGCCAAGGTGGGCACCGCCGACCAGGTGCGGGAGATCGCCGAGACATTGCGGCCGGAGGTTTTCGTCATCGACATCCGCATGCCGCCGACGTTCACCGACGAGGGTCTGATCGCGGCGGTGTCGTTGCGCCGGTCCCATCCGGAGGTCGGTGTGCTGGTGTTCTCACAATGGGTCGAGACCCGCTATGCCACGGAGTTGTTGGCCGGGAACCCGGAAGGGGTCGGTTATCTGCTCAAGGACCGGGTGGCCGACATCGGCGAGTTCGACGCCGCGGTGCGGCGGATCGCGGCCGGCGGCACCGCGCTCGATCCGGAGGTGGTGCGCCAGCTGATGGGGACCCGCCGTAGCGGCGACGCCCTGGCCCGGCTGACGCCCCGGGAACGCGAGGTGCTTTCCCTGATGGCCGAGGGGCATTCCAATAGCGCCCTGGCCGAACATCTTTCGATTTCGGAGCGGGCGGTGGAAAAACACATCGGAGGCATCTTCACCAAGCTCGACCTGCCGCCGTCGGGTGCGCACCACCGCCGCGTGCTGGCGGTTGTCACGTACTTGAACTCCTGA
- a CDS encoding RND family transporter has translation MTGQHTDDAASGSRTARTIRLLAVPILLIWVAIAALTNIFVPQLEVVGAARSVGLNAPDAPSTQAMRHIGQVFDEFDSDSAAMIVLEGDQPLGDEAHRFYDTLVQRLAEDTEHVEHIQDFWGDPLTAGGSQSKDGKAALVQVYLAGNQGEALSNHSVNAVRDIVASIPPPPGVKAYVTGAAPLITDNFEVGSEGTERVTALTFVVIAVMLLAVYRSLLTMLIMLVVVLIELAAARGVVAALANSGIIGLSTYSTNLLTLLAIAAGTDYAIFIVGRYHEARGNGMDREAAYHDMFRGTVHVIVGSGLTIAGAVACLHFTRLPYFQTLGIPAAIGVLVTLAAALTLGPAVLTICTRFGLLEPKRKVRAQNWRRIGTAIVRWPGPILVVSCAIALIGLLALPGYKTSYDGRPYLPESAPANVGYAAASRHFSEARLNPELLMVETDHDMRNPADMLVLERIAKAVLHTRGVSLVQSITRPLGTPIKHSSIPFQISAQSASQIMNLGYQQDRAADLLKQANEISNTINILKQQVTLQQASAAATHEQTQAFHDTVAIVNELRDKIADFDDQFRPIRNYFYWEPHCFDIPMCAAFRSVFDALDGIDKLSDQFGQITASLDKLDALQPQLLALLPPQIAIQERNRDLTLSNYATTAGTNAQSEEALRNATAMGQAFDSAKNDDSFYLPPEAFDNPDFKRGLKLFLSPDGKAARMIITHEGNPATPEGISHIDAIKDSAFDAIKATPLSDAKIYVAGTASAYKDIQDGAKYDLIIAALAAMALILLIMMFITRSLVAAFVIVGTVALSLGASFGLSVLVWQYIFGIPLYWIVLALAIILLLAVGADYNLLLISRFQEEIDAGLKTGVIRAMAGTGKVVTAAGLVFAATMSSFIFSDLIVLGQIGTTIGLGLLFDTLIVRSFMTPSIAALLGRWFWWPQIVRPRPASRMLRPYGSRTSVRELLEPEPGPTTSN, from the coding sequence ATGACCGGGCAACACACCGACGACGCTGCTTCCGGTTCGAGGACGGCGCGCACCATCCGCCTGCTCGCCGTACCCATCCTGCTGATCTGGGTCGCCATCGCCGCGCTGACGAACATCTTCGTGCCCCAACTGGAGGTCGTCGGCGCGGCTCGCTCGGTCGGGTTGAATGCGCCCGATGCACCGTCGACCCAGGCGATGCGGCACATCGGCCAGGTCTTCGACGAGTTCGACTCCGACAGCGCCGCCATGATCGTGCTCGAAGGCGACCAGCCGCTGGGCGACGAGGCCCACCGCTTCTACGACACCCTGGTGCAACGACTGGCCGAGGACACCGAGCACGTCGAGCACATTCAGGACTTCTGGGGCGATCCGCTCACCGCGGGCGGTTCACAGAGCAAGGACGGCAAGGCCGCACTGGTGCAGGTGTATCTGGCCGGCAACCAGGGCGAGGCGTTGTCCAACCATTCCGTCAACGCCGTCCGCGACATCGTGGCGAGCATTCCGCCGCCGCCCGGCGTCAAAGCCTATGTCACCGGCGCCGCGCCGCTCATCACCGACAACTTCGAGGTGGGCAGCGAAGGCACCGAAAGGGTCACCGCCCTCACCTTCGTCGTGATCGCGGTGATGCTGCTGGCCGTCTACCGCTCCCTGCTCACCATGCTGATCATGCTCGTCGTCGTTCTGATCGAGCTGGCCGCCGCGCGCGGTGTGGTTGCCGCGCTGGCGAATTCGGGCATCATCGGCCTGTCCACCTACTCGACGAATCTGCTCACCCTGCTGGCGATCGCCGCCGGCACGGACTACGCGATCTTCATCGTCGGCCGCTACCACGAGGCCCGCGGCAATGGGATGGACCGAGAAGCCGCCTATCACGACATGTTTCGCGGCACAGTGCACGTGATCGTCGGCTCCGGGCTGACCATCGCCGGCGCGGTGGCCTGCCTGCACTTCACCCGGCTGCCCTACTTCCAGACGCTGGGCATACCAGCCGCCATCGGCGTCCTCGTGACCCTCGCGGCGGCGCTGACCCTGGGGCCCGCCGTCCTGACCATCTGCACCCGATTCGGTCTGCTGGAGCCCAAACGTAAAGTGCGGGCGCAGAACTGGCGACGCATCGGCACCGCCATCGTCCGCTGGCCCGGACCGATCCTGGTGGTGTCGTGTGCGATCGCGCTGATCGGCCTGCTCGCCCTGCCGGGCTACAAGACCAGCTACGACGGCCGGCCCTATCTGCCGGAATCGGCGCCGGCGAACGTCGGCTACGCGGCGGCCTCGCGGCACTTCTCGGAGGCCCGGCTGAATCCCGAGCTGCTGATGGTCGAAACCGATCACGACATGCGCAACCCCGCGGACATGCTGGTGCTCGAACGCATCGCGAAGGCCGTGCTGCACACCCGCGGCGTCTCCCTGGTGCAGTCGATCACCCGACCGCTGGGCACGCCGATCAAACACAGCTCCATCCCATTTCAGATCAGTGCGCAAAGCGCCAGTCAGATCATGAATCTGGGCTATCAGCAGGATCGCGCGGCCGATCTGCTCAAACAAGCCAACGAGATCTCCAACACGATCAACATCCTGAAGCAACAGGTGACGCTGCAACAGGCCAGTGCGGCCGCCACCCACGAGCAGACCCAGGCGTTCCACGACACCGTTGCCATCGTGAACGAGCTGCGCGACAAGATCGCCGATTTCGACGATCAGTTCCGGCCCATTCGCAACTACTTCTACTGGGAGCCACACTGCTTCGACATCCCGATGTGCGCGGCGTTCCGGTCGGTGTTCGACGCCCTCGACGGTATCGACAAGCTCAGTGACCAGTTCGGGCAGATCACCGCGAGCCTGGACAAGCTCGACGCGCTGCAACCGCAACTCTTGGCGTTGTTGCCACCGCAGATCGCCATCCAGGAACGCAACCGTGATCTGACCCTGTCCAATTACGCCACCACGGCGGGGACAAACGCACAGTCCGAGGAGGCGCTGCGCAACGCGACCGCGATGGGGCAGGCGTTCGACTCGGCCAAGAACGACGACTCGTTCTACCTGCCACCGGAAGCCTTCGACAATCCCGACTTCAAGCGCGGCCTGAAACTGTTCCTCTCCCCCGACGGCAAAGCCGCCCGCATGATCATCACTCATGAAGGCAACCCTGCGACGCCAGAAGGCATCTCGCACATCGACGCGATCAAGGACTCGGCGTTCGACGCCATCAAGGCCACCCCGCTGTCGGACGCCAAGATCTACGTCGCCGGGACGGCGTCGGCGTACAAGGACATTCAGGACGGCGCCAAGTACGACCTGATCATCGCCGCGTTGGCCGCGATGGCGCTGATCCTGCTCATCATGATGTTCATCACCCGTAGCCTGGTCGCCGCGTTCGTGATCGTCGGCACGGTGGCATTGTCGCTGGGAGCGTCATTCGGCCTGTCAGTCCTGGTGTGGCAGTACATCTTCGGCATACCGCTGTACTGGATCGTGCTGGCCCTGGCCATCATTCTGCTGCTGGCAGTCGGCGCCGACTACAACCTGCTGTTGATATCCCGCTTCCAGGAGGAGATCGACGCCGGGCTGAAGACAGGCGTCATCCGCGCCATGGCCGGCACCGGCAAGGTGGTGACGGCGGCCGGCCTCGTGTTCGCCGCCACCATGTCCTCGTTCATCTTCAGCGATCTGATCGTCCTCGGTCAGATCGGCACCACCATCGGACTCGGCCTGCTCTTCGACACGTTGATCGTCCGATCGTTCATGACACCCTCGATCGCCGCGTTGCTCGGCCGGTGGTTCTGGTGGCCGCAGATCGTGCGCCCCCGGCCCGCCAGCCGGATGCTGCGTCCGTACGGGTCACGCACGTCCGTACGCGAACTGCTTGAACCAGAGCCCGGGCCGACGACATCGAACTAG
- a CDS encoding MmpS family transport accessory protein, whose protein sequence is MQGISVGSLVRRRWTVIVAVIVVAVVAFTVDRLHGIFGSDNEVSRPSADTLENTGYNPKRVLFEVFGPPGSTATINYLDIDAQPQRAEDVPLPWSQLLVTDDPTLFADLRAQGDGEYIGCRITVNGLVKDERSTDNVNGYIACLDKSA, encoded by the coding sequence ATGCAGGGGATCTCGGTAGGAAGCCTGGTCAGGCGACGCTGGACGGTGATCGTGGCCGTCATCGTGGTAGCTGTCGTCGCCTTCACCGTCGACAGGCTGCACGGCATCTTCGGCTCCGACAACGAGGTGTCGCGCCCGAGTGCCGACACCCTGGAGAACACCGGATACAACCCGAAGCGCGTTCTGTTCGAAGTGTTCGGGCCGCCGGGTTCGACCGCCACCATCAACTACCTCGACATCGACGCCCAGCCCCAACGGGCCGAGGATGTCCCCCTGCCGTGGTCCCAGCTGCTGGTCACCGATGACCCCACCCTGTTCGCCGACCTCCGGGCCCAAGGCGACGGCGAGTACATCGGGTGCCGCATCACCGTCAATGGTCTGGTCAAGGACGAAAGGTCCACCGACAACGTGAACGGCTACATCGCCTGCCTGGACAAGTCAGCATGA
- a CDS encoding TetR/AcrR family transcriptional regulator: MTSSSTAVAHDVSASPWTERESELLAVTLRLLQKHGYDRLTVEAVATEAKSSKATIYRRWPSKTELVLAAFIEGTRVQLVPPRTGSLRTDLLRIGASVCEQARMHASTMAAIMSEIAHSPELSAALQNQFVLQRKKLMTEVLTDAVNRGEIDAAAIHPELWDVMPGYLVFRSLIPGRPPTEETVHALVDDVLMPSLTRL; the protein is encoded by the coding sequence GTGACTTCGAGTTCGACTGCTGTGGCACACGATGTTTCGGCCTCGCCGTGGACCGAGCGTGAGTCGGAGTTGTTGGCGGTCACCCTCCGCTTGCTGCAGAAGCACGGATACGACCGGTTGACGGTGGAGGCCGTGGCCACCGAGGCCAAGTCCAGCAAGGCCACCATCTACCGCCGCTGGCCGTCGAAAACCGAGCTGGTGCTGGCGGCGTTCATCGAAGGCACCCGGGTTCAGCTGGTCCCGCCCCGCACCGGGTCGCTGCGCACCGATCTGCTGCGTATCGGTGCATCGGTGTGCGAACAGGCCCGCATGCACGCCAGTACGATGGCCGCGATCATGAGCGAGATAGCGCACAGCCCGGAATTGAGTGCGGCGCTGCAGAATCAGTTCGTCCTCCAGCGCAAGAAGCTGATGACCGAGGTACTGACCGACGCCGTCAACCGCGGTGAGATCGACGCCGCGGCGATTCACCCCGAACTCTGGGACGTGATGCCGGGCTATCTGGTGTTCCGGTCCTTGATACCCGGGCGTCCGCCCACCGAGGAGACGGTTCACGCGTTGGTGGACGATGTGCTGATGCCGAGCCTGACGCGGCTCTGA
- a CDS encoding DUF3618 domain-containing protein, with the protein MATADRLPPEPGPDADIGELRSDIDKTRSELGDTVAALSDKLDVKGRAQDKAAETRAAVVDRAHAATETVKSKPAIPVAAVLGVLAAIGLLWWWRRR; encoded by the coding sequence ATGGCCACCGCTGACCGCCTTCCCCCCGAACCCGGGCCGGACGCCGACATCGGCGAACTGCGGTCCGACATCGACAAGACCCGGAGCGAGCTGGGCGACACCGTCGCCGCGCTGTCCGACAAACTCGACGTCAAGGGCCGCGCCCAGGACAAGGCCGCCGAAACCAGGGCGGCCGTCGTCGACCGGGCCCACGCGGCCACCGAGACGGTCAAATCCAAACCGGCCATCCCGGTCGCCGCGGTGTTGGGCGTCCTCGCGGCAATCGGCCTGCTGTGGTGGTGGCGACGCCGCTGA
- a CDS encoding phage holin family protein, with translation MTTQPKPTSEASTMQLLGQLQEQTTRLVRDEMRLAQREFQESARHAGIGAGLISAAGLLAVLGLMTAIAAAVAALSLALPVWAAAIIVAAVLFVAAGVAALVSRNQVRQVPPPAAESADSVKHDLDEIKEARHGHR, from the coding sequence ATGACTACCCAACCAAAGCCCACCAGCGAAGCCTCCACCATGCAGCTCCTCGGCCAATTGCAGGAGCAGACGACCCGACTGGTGCGTGACGAGATGCGGTTGGCGCAGCGGGAGTTTCAGGAGTCCGCGCGCCACGCCGGCATCGGCGCCGGACTGATCAGTGCCGCCGGACTGCTTGCCGTGCTGGGCCTCATGACGGCCATCGCCGCCGCGGTGGCAGCGCTCTCACTGGCCCTGCCGGTCTGGGCCGCCGCGATCATCGTCGCCGCGGTGTTGTTCGTCGCCGCCGGAGTGGCCGCACTGGTCAGCCGCAACCAGGTCCGGCAGGTTCCCCCGCCGGCCGCCGAGTCGGCAGACAGCGTCAAGCACGACCTCGACGAGATCAAGGAGGCACGACATGGCCACCGCTGA
- a CDS encoding DUF4235 domain-containing protein, with product MSRLSKTLYMPLSMAASVGGGLLAGALFTQIWKRIDEPNLKPPDPKDLDRSTTKALTAAAIQGLVFGLVRAAVDRAGAKGYQALTHESPV from the coding sequence GTGAGCCGACTCTCGAAGACGTTGTACATGCCGCTGTCCATGGCGGCGAGTGTGGGCGGAGGACTGCTGGCCGGCGCGTTGTTCACCCAGATCTGGAAGCGCATCGACGAACCCAATCTGAAACCGCCCGACCCCAAGGATCTCGACCGGTCCACCACCAAGGCGCTGACGGCGGCAGCCATCCAGGGGCTGGTGTTCGGTCTGGTGCGCGCCGCAGTCGATCGGGCAGGCGCCAAGGGCTACCAGGCCCTGACCCACGAATCTCCGGTCTGA
- a CDS encoding DUF1361 domain-containing protein — protein MTEARGILLVVSLMATTALTLALGITDPAAPMSYPTKFLVWNLFLAWIPMIFAIAFDLVERRLWLLPLGLGWLAFLPNAPYLVTDLVHLGEGYELWRHVLQYGFAAWTGILLGVVSLLLVHQRLDDEFGRFWGWLAVALSVALCAVGVVIGRFQRWNSWDLVTRPDAVVAATFDWMRAPLSYVQSTGVAIAVAAFFGLAYLTIWAIRGLR, from the coding sequence ATGACCGAAGCCCGCGGCATCCTGCTGGTCGTCTCACTCATGGCGACGACGGCGCTGACCCTCGCGCTGGGGATCACCGACCCTGCCGCACCGATGTCCTACCCGACCAAGTTCCTGGTCTGGAACCTGTTTCTGGCCTGGATCCCGATGATCTTCGCGATCGCGTTCGATCTGGTCGAGCGCCGGCTGTGGCTGCTGCCGCTGGGCCTCGGTTGGCTGGCGTTCCTGCCCAACGCGCCCTATCTGGTGACCGATCTGGTCCATCTCGGCGAGGGCTACGAACTGTGGCGCCATGTGCTGCAGTACGGGTTCGCCGCGTGGACGGGGATCCTGCTGGGTGTCGTGTCGTTGCTGCTGGTGCATCAGCGCCTGGACGACGAATTCGGCCGGTTCTGGGGCTGGTTGGCCGTCGCGCTGTCCGTCGCGCTGTGCGCGGTCGGGGTGGTGATCGGCCGGTTCCAGCGGTGGAACTCCTGGGATCTGGTGACTCGCCCCGACGCGGTGGTGGCGGCGACGTTCGACTGGATGCGCGCGCCGCTGTCCTACGTGCAGTCGACGGGCGTGGCGATCGCGGTCGCGGCGTTCTTCGGCCTGGCCTATCTGACGATCTGGGCGATCCGCGGATTGCGTTGA
- a CDS encoding phospholipase D-like domain-containing protein has product MAGLADWFLTADERGNPATSIPDWCSGNTVEALVHGATYFDRLAAEVSDLRHGDHLFFTDWRGDPDERVRADGPTIAELFCHAAERGVVVKGLMWRSHLDRFSYSEEENQHLGDVIEAAGGEVLLDQRVRVGGSHHQKLVVLRHPRSPDRDVAFAGGIDLCHSRRDDEHHRGDPQAVRMAEQYGEQPPWHDLQLQVRGPAVGALDYTFRERWTDPAPLDMLSPIAWITDKLRRADLRPGKLPPQPPDPLPCGSQSVQVLRTYPDAHFEYAFAPRGERSVARGYTKAVRRAKRLIYLEDQYLWSKQVSRLFADALTANPDLHLIAVVPRHPDVDGRLALPPNQVGRQQAIETCRQAAAERVHVFDIENHEGTPVYVHAKACVIDDVWACVGSDNFNRRSWTHDSELSCSVLDDTRDEREPRDPAGLGDGARVFARDLRLRLLREHLDRAADGSEDDDLVDPESVVAAVAASAEALDDWHSGGRVGPRPPGRLRVHKPERLSRPTRAWAQPMYRLVYDPDGRSYRDRLTGHW; this is encoded by the coding sequence TTGGCTGGATTAGCGGACTGGTTCCTCACGGCCGATGAGCGCGGTAACCCTGCCACGTCGATACCGGACTGGTGCTCGGGCAACACGGTGGAAGCGCTGGTTCACGGTGCCACTTACTTCGACCGGCTGGCTGCCGAAGTCAGCGACCTGCGGCACGGCGATCATCTGTTCTTCACCGACTGGCGCGGCGATCCCGACGAACGGGTCCGCGCCGACGGACCCACCATCGCCGAACTCTTCTGCCACGCCGCCGAGCGGGGCGTCGTCGTCAAGGGCCTGATGTGGCGTTCCCATCTGGACAGGTTCTCCTACAGCGAGGAAGAGAATCAGCATCTGGGCGACGTGATCGAAGCCGCGGGCGGCGAGGTGCTGCTCGACCAGCGGGTGCGGGTCGGCGGTTCGCATCACCAGAAGCTGGTGGTACTGCGCCATCCTCGCTCGCCTGACCGCGATGTCGCCTTCGCCGGCGGTATCGACCTGTGCCATTCGCGGCGCGACGACGAGCACCACCGCGGCGATCCCCAGGCAGTGCGGATGGCCGAGCAGTACGGCGAGCAACCACCGTGGCATGACCTGCAGCTACAGGTTCGGGGCCCGGCCGTCGGGGCACTGGATTACACGTTCCGGGAACGGTGGACCGACCCGGCGCCGCTCGACATGCTCTCTCCGATCGCCTGGATCACCGACAAACTGCGTCGGGCCGACCTGAGACCCGGCAAATTGCCGCCCCAGCCGCCGGATCCACTCCCGTGCGGATCACAGTCCGTGCAGGTATTGCGGACGTATCCCGACGCCCATTTCGAGTACGCGTTCGCACCGCGCGGTGAGCGCAGCGTCGCCCGCGGCTACACGAAGGCGGTCCGGCGGGCCAAACGCCTGATCTATCTGGAGGACCAGTACCTGTGGTCCAAACAGGTTTCGCGCCTGTTCGCCGACGCCCTGACCGCCAACCCAGATCTGCACCTCATCGCCGTGGTCCCGCGGCATCCCGACGTGGACGGCCGGCTCGCCCTACCGCCCAACCAGGTCGGCCGTCAGCAGGCCATCGAGACCTGCCGCCAGGCTGCCGCCGAGCGGGTGCACGTCTTCGATATCGAAAACCACGAGGGCACACCGGTTTACGTGCATGCCAAGGCTTGCGTGATCGACGATGTCTGGGCATGTGTCGGCAGCGACAACTTCAACCGGCGGTCGTGGACGCATGACAGCGAGTTGTCGTGCTCGGTGCTCGACGACACCCGCGACGAGCGTGAGCCTCGCGATCCGGCGGGCCTCGGCGACGGCGCCCGGGTTTTCGCCCGCGACTTGCGATTGCGGTTGTTGCGCGAACACCTCGACCGTGCCGCCGACGGCAGCGAGGACGACGACCTCGTCGACCCGGAATCGGTGGTGGCGGCGGTCGCCGCATCGGCGGAGGCTTTGGACGACTGGCATTCCGGTGGCCGGGTCGGTCCGCGCCCACCTGGACGTCTCCGCGTCCACAAACCCGAGCGACTGAGCCGGCCCACCCGCGCTTGGGCACAACCGATGTACCGCCTCGTCTACGACCCCGACGGCCGGTCCTACCGTGACCGACTGACGGGCCATTGGTAA